The proteins below are encoded in one region of Opisthocomus hoazin isolate bOpiHoa1 chromosome 26, bOpiHoa1.hap1, whole genome shotgun sequence:
- the LOC104338709 gene encoding G protein-activated inward rectifier potassium channel 1: MSAVRRKFGDEYHAVSSARGGTRRERQRFVDKNGRCNVQHGNLGGESSRYLSDLFTTLVDLKWRWNLLIFLLTYTVAWLVMASMWWGIAYLRGDLHQAHDDTYSPCVANVYNFPSAFLFFIETEATIGYGHRYITERCPEGIVLFLFQSLLGSIVDAFLIGCMFIKMSQPKKRAETLMFSRAAVVSQRDGKLCLMFRVGNLRNSHMVSAQIRCKLIKSRQTPEGEFLPLDQCELDVGFGTGADQLFLVSPLTICHEINSKSPFFCLSQRSLRSEQFEIVVILEGIVETTGMTCQARTSYTEDEVLWGHRFLPVMSLEDGFFRVDYSQFHATFEVPTPPYSVKEQEDNLPLSSPLNSPVNDKARREQPYSLDCIDVAGKKNKLSLKHQKISLRKEDLPRRALGMSSSNIEKTCSTGDLLKIEEISPVSDGEDGDDRIQLKALKINAEALTQSTGNLELQKNPPSVCALEVKLEDHFPARL; encoded by the exons ATGTCTGCCGTGCGCAGGAAGTTTGGGGACGAGTACCATGCGGTGAGCTCGGCTCGCGGTGGCACCCGCAGAGAGAGGCAGCGCTTCGTGGACAAGAACGGGCGCTGCAATGTGCAACACGGGAACCTTGGTGGTGAGAGCAGCCGTTACCTCTCCGACCTCTTCACCACGCTGGTGGACCTCAAGTGGCGCTGGAACCTGCTCATCTTTCTGCTGACCTACACAGTCGCCTGGCTGGTCATGGCCTCGATGTGGTGGGGCATCGCCTACCTGCGAGGTGACCTGCACCAGGCGCATGACGACACGTACAGTCCATGCGTGGCCAACGTGTACAACTTTCCCTCCGCCTTCCTCTTCTTCATAGAGACCGAGGCCACAATTGGCTACGGGCACCGCTACATTACCGAGCGCTGCCCTGAGGGCATCGTGCTCTTCCTGTTCCAGTCGCTGCTGGGCTCCATCGTCGATGCGTTCCTCATTGGCTGCATGTTCATCAAGATGTCCCAGCCCAAGAAGCGAGCTGAGACCCTTATGTTCAGCCGTGCCGCAGTAGTCTCGCAGCGGGATGGCAAGCTCTGCCTCATGTTCCGTGTGGGCAACCTGCGCAACAGCCACATGGTGTCTGCCCAGATCCGCTGCAAGCTGATCAAG TCCAGACAGACACCAGAGGGAGAATTTCTGCCGCTAGACCAGTGTGAACTGGATGTTGGATTTGGAACTGGAGCTGACCAGCTGTTTTTAGTTTCCCCATTAACGATCTGTCATGAAATTAACTCAAAGAGCCCCTTCTTTTGTCTCTCGCAAAGATCACTGAGAAGCGAGCAATTTGAAATCGTTGTCATCCTTGAAGGAATTGTTGAGACTACCG GAATGACGTGTCAAGCTAGGACATCATATACAGAAGATGAAGTTCTTTGGGGTCACAGGTTCCTCCCGGTAATGTCCCTAGAAGATGGCTTTTTCCGTGTGGATTATTCTCAGTttcatgctacgtttgaagttcccaCTCCTCCTTACAGTGTTAAAGAGCAAGAAGACAACCTGCCCCTATCATCTCCTTTGAATAGTCCTGTCAATGATAAAGCCAGAAGAGAACAGCCTTATTCACTTGACTGTATTGAtgttgcaggaaagaaaaacaagctcTCTCTTAAACATCAGAAGATTAGCttgagaaaggaagaccttccaaGAAGAGCCCTTGGAATGAGTTCCAGTAACATAGAGAAGACTTGCAGTACTGGCGATCTCTTGAAAATTGAAGAAATAAGTCCCGTCTCTGATGGTGAAGACGGTGATGACAGGATACAGCTGAAAGccttaaaaataaatgctgaggCCTTGACTCAGTCTACCGGCAATCTTGAGTTACAGAAGAACCCTCCAAGTGTGTGCGCTCTAGAGGTGAAACTGGAAGATCATTTTCCTGCCAGACTTTGA